Below is a genomic region from Delftia tsuruhatensis.
GACGTCCACCACGGGGTAGCCGGCCAGCACGCCGCTGGTCAGTGCCTCGACCACGCCCTTTTCCACCGCAGGGATGTACTCGCGAGGAACCACGCCGCCCTTGATAGCGTCGACAAACTCGAAGCCCTTGCCGGGTTCCTGGGGTTCCACCGTGAAGACCACGTGGCCGTACTGGCCCTTGCCGCCTGACTGGCGCACGAACTTGCCGTCCACGTCGGTCACTTTCTTGCGGATGGTCTCGCGGTAGGCCACCTGGGGCTTGCCCACGTTGGCTTCCACGTTGAACTCGCGCTTCATGCGGTCCACGATGATTTCCAGGTGCAGCTCGCCCATGCCGGCAATGATGGTCTGGCCCGATTCCTCGTCGGTGCGCACGCGGAACGACGGGTCTTCGGCCGCCAGGCGCGACAGGGCGATGCCCATCTTTTCCTGGTCGGCCTTGGACTTGGGCTCCACGGCCTGGGCGATCACGGGCTCGGGGAAGACCATCTTCTCCAGCACGATGGGTGCGGACGGGTCGCACAGGGTCTCGCCCGTGGTCACGTCCTTCAGGCCCACGCAGGCGGCAATGTCGCCGGCATGGATTTCATCGACCTCCAGGCGTTCATTGGCATGCATCTGCACGATGCGGCCGATGCGCTCCTTCTTGTCCTTGACGGAGTTGAGCACGCTGTCGCCCTTGTTGAGCACGCCCGAGTAGACGCGCACAAAGGTGAGCTGGCCCACGAAGGGGTCGGTCATCAGCTTGAAGGCCAGGGCAGAGAACTTTTCGCTGTCATCGGCATGGCGCACGATGATGGAGCCGTCTTCCGCATGGCCCTCAACGGGCGGCACTTCCAGCGGGGAAGGCATGAGCTCGACCACGGCGTCCAGCAGGCGCTGCACACCCTTGTTCTTGAAGGCCGAGCCGCACAGCATGGGCTGGATCTCGCCCGCAATGGTGCGCAGGCGCAGGCCGCGCAGGATGTCGGCCTCGGGCAGGTCGCCCTCTTCCAGGTAGCGGTTCATCAGGTCTTCGCTGGCCTCGGCAGCCGCCTCCACCATGGACTCGCGCCACTTTTTGGCGTCCGCCAGCATGGCGGCGGGAATGTCCTGGTACTCGAACTTCATGCCCTGCGTGGCCTCGTCCCAGATGATGGCCTTCATCTTGAGCAGGTCCACCACGCCGGTGAACTGCTGCTCCGCGCCAATGGGCAGCACGATGGGCACGGGGTTGGCCTTGAGGCGGTCCACCATCATCTGCCGCACGCGCAGAAAATCCGCGCCCGTGCGGTCCATCTTGTTGACGAAGGCCAGGCGCGGCACCTTGTACTTGTTGGCCTGGCGCCAGACCGTTTCGGACTGCGGCTGCACGCCGCCCACGGCGTCATAGACCATCACGGCGCCGTCGAGCACGCGCATGGAACGCTCCACTTCAATCGTGAAGTCCACGTGGCCAGGGGTATCGATGATGTTGATGCGGTGCTGGTCAAAGCGGCCGTCCATGCCCTTCCAAAAGCAGGTGGTGGCCGCCGAGGTGATGGTGATGCCGCGCTCCTGCTCCTGCTCCATCCAGTCCATGATGGCCGCGCCTTCATGCACCTCGCCCAGCTTGTGGCTCACCCCGGTGTAGAACAGGATGCGCTCGGTCGTGGTGGTCTTGCCGGCATCAATGTGCGCGGAGATACCAATGTTGCGATAGCGTTCTATGGGGGTATGGCGGGCCATGAAAGGACTCCTGAGTGCTGCAAAAGCGTAGGTGCGTGATCTGCCGAAGGGTCGGATTCTCGCGGGGGTTGAATGAGGGTTGATGACAATTGGAATGTACGAAGACAATCGTACTATCTTCCGCAACTTCTTGCAGAACGATTCATGTTTTCACCACGCCATGCCCCTGTCTGCCAGATAACTGCCCGCGCCACGCCGCATCAGCGACGTGCGGCATTGCTTCCATGGCACAGTGGCGCCCCATCGAGAGGATTACGACTTGCGCAAGAAGGAACGCCCCCAGCGTTTTGCCACAGGGCGCAGCGCTTAGCTGCCACCTGTTTGCACAAGTCCTGAGGACGATTCATGCTTGCCAACCACCCCGACCGCGAACAGATACGCCTGGAAAACCTGCTCAACGCCCTGGGCAACCCCCTGCGCCTGGCCGTGGTGCGCGCGCTGGCCGCAGGCCATGAGCGCGCCTGCGGCTCGCTCTTGCAGGGCCAATCCAAATCCACCATGACCCACCACTGGCGCGTGCTGCGTGACAGCGGCGTGATCTGGCAGCGCCCGGACGGTCGCGAGAACCTGCTCTCCCTGCGCCGCGAAGACCTGGACGCACGCTTTCCCGGCCTGCTGGACGCGCTGCTGCAGGCCCTGGCCGAAGACCCTCTCACCGAACAGACCACGGCAGCGCACCTCAAACCCTGCCCCTGAAGCCCGGCCCCCGCAACGCAGGCGGCAGCCCTGCGCCCTACCCCTTCACGGCAAGCGCCGCAGCAACGCCCTCATCCGCAAACCGCTTGGCCGCCTTGAGCAGATAGCTCACGGCATAGAGGATGGGGTCGTCAGCCTCATCGCCATTCAGATGGTCCACCACCTCAATGGCATAGCCCAGGTTCACCGCCGTGTCGTACAGCAGGCCCAGCAGTTCCTTGTCCTGCGGCTCAAGCGACTGCGCCTGATCGGCCTTGGCGTAGTAGATGCGCAGCAGGTCGCGGCACACGCAGTTGATGGCTGTGATGTTGTGACGGGCGTGCAGGTCAAGGACGTCCAGGGCAGCGCCAAGGTGCAGGACGGCGTCTATGGCTAGGTCTTCGAGGTTGGGTTGGGGAGTGGTGGCGGAGGTTCGTTGCTCAAATGAACCTGGGTGTGCGTGAGTCATGGCTCACAATTCTTGGTTCGCAAGGTGCGCTGGGCCACGTTTTCTTTAACTCATGGCCGGGGGTGCAAACGATCAGCGCAGGCTTCAAAAGCCAGCCGTCATCAACCAACCTCGCCGATATCGAGCGCTCGTACACGGACCAGGTGGAGCGTGGCGAGCACATGCCGACCTCGACTATCGTGTTCAAGGATTGCGCGGGGGCTGGGGTGTAGTACGGCTGAGGTGATGGGGAGGGCTAGGAAGAGTTAGGGGCGGAGGCCCAGCCTGCGGAAACAGAAATTCAGTGATTTGCCCGAAGCTCGAAGTCACTTCCAAGGTGAAAACACATCACGACCGCCCTCACATAACCTTGGGCACTACCCCAAATCAGCGATTAGACCTCCCGCGTAACCAATCTACTTCTCGGAACGTTGGATATTGGGGGGATTACCCTGCACCAGCAGATCAAATACTATTCGCGCAAAGTTGGCTGCCTTGCTCGGATCGGCCAGCAACTGCATCATCTGGTTCTGATGGGCTTCACTGCTGTCCATGATGGCATCGTCTATCGCCTTGGAGAAGTCGCCCAGCATGGCCTGTTCGGGCGAGTTGTTCTCGATCTGCTTCATCACCTTGATGTTCTCGCCCACCTTGTCGCGGATCGTATAGGCGTAGTTCACCATGTCCTTGTCGGTGAGCTGGTCGGTCACAAACACCTCGTTCAGGCGGTGGATGATCTGCGATAGAAACTCTTCCTTCTTGTCCTGCGGCTTGGCCGTGCCCAGGCCTTCGCCGGGCACCAGCTTGTACTCTGCGCTGTTTTCTTTCAGCACCAGATCCTGCTGGCGAATCTTGGCTACGCGGTAGTGGCTCAGCACCACGTTGCCCAGGTCAATGTCGTCTTCGCTCAGCAAGGTTTCGCGCAGCATGGGTCGCAGGCTGCGCGCGTACAGGCTCAGCTTTTCCAAGTCGGTGTCGTCGTAATCCACGATCTGCGACATGAACTCGTAAAAGCGCACAAACGTGCCCAAATCCTTCTTGAAAATTTCGAGCGCGTCTTTTTCCTTTTGGCATTCCTTCAGGCTTTTCTCGGCGTTCGCAATCAGCACGGCATCGCCCGTCTTTTGGGTGCGTTCAAACATGTCCTTGGCGCTCTTGAACGCCTCCACCGCTGATTTGTAGCGCAGCTGCCAGCGTTGCACCGCCGGCTTGCAAATGTTGGCAATGGCCGCGTTGCTCCTGTTCTTCACATAAAACGCCGCGCAGAACTGCTCCACCTCCTGCCACGTAAAAATGCCCCCTGCCCGCAGCTTGTCCTGCAGCGCAAAGATCAGGTTCGGGTCCGACACATCCAGCAGCTCCGCCGTTTGGTAGTAGGGCTGAAACGCCGCAAGGATTTCATCCGGCTCGTTGAA
It encodes:
- a CDS encoding ArsR/SmtB family transcription factor, with protein sequence MLANHPDREQIRLENLLNALGNPLRLAVVRALAAGHERACGSLLQGQSKSTMTHHWRVLRDSGVIWQRPDGRENLLSLRREDLDARFPGLLDALLQALAEDPLTEQTTAAHLKPCP
- the fusA gene encoding elongation factor G, which codes for MARHTPIERYRNIGISAHIDAGKTTTTERILFYTGVSHKLGEVHEGAAIMDWMEQEQERGITITSAATTCFWKGMDGRFDQHRINIIDTPGHVDFTIEVERSMRVLDGAVMVYDAVGGVQPQSETVWRQANKYKVPRLAFVNKMDRTGADFLRVRQMMVDRLKANPVPIVLPIGAEQQFTGVVDLLKMKAIIWDEATQGMKFEYQDIPAAMLADAKKWRESMVEAAAEASEDLMNRYLEEGDLPEADILRGLRLRTIAGEIQPMLCGSAFKNKGVQRLLDAVVELMPSPLEVPPVEGHAEDGSIIVRHADDSEKFSALAFKLMTDPFVGQLTFVRVYSGVLNKGDSVLNSVKDKKERIGRIVQMHANERLEVDEIHAGDIAACVGLKDVTTGETLCDPSAPIVLEKMVFPEPVIAQAVEPKSKADQEKMGIALSRLAAEDPSFRVRTDEESGQTIIAGMGELHLEIIVDRMKREFNVEANVGKPQVAYRETIRKKVTDVDGKFVRQSGGKGQYGHVVFTVEPQEPGKGFEFVDAIKGGVVPREYIPAVEKGVVEALTSGVLAGYPVVDVKVTLTFGSYHDVDSNEMAFKMAAIFGFKEAAKKASPVILEPMMAVEVETPEDYAGTVMGDLSSRRGMVQGMDDMAGGGKSIKAEVPLSEMFGYATSLRSQTQGRATYSMEFKHYAEAPRNVAEAVINARAK